A window of Agarivorans sp. Alg241-V36 genomic DNA:
CTGGGTTTCTAGCGGGTACTCCAAAATTGGCGCAATCTGCATTCTTACAAAAATTCAGCTGTACCATTATGCCAGTTTTAGGATGCCTAAAGGCACGGGGGATAGATATAGCTTTAGGTGCTCGATGTTTTGCTTGCTGCGGGGTTCGAGCTAGTGGTTTAATTGAACTGTCGGTCAGCTTAAAATATAAAGCAGCAGTCAAGCTTGCATCAATATACGCACCGTGGTTCTGTCTAGAAGATAGGTCAATTGAATAACGGAGACAGGCATTATCTAAAGAAATTTTGTTCACGCCAAGCACCTGCTTAGCTAATTCCATTGCGCAAGTGATCTTCTTGCAATGATTAACTAAAGAAACGTTCTCACCCATGTGGCGAAATTCTGATTCAATAAAGCCAATATCAAATGATTTATTGTAGATAACTAAATGTGCACCTTTTAAAAAGGTCAGTAGGTTATCCGAAATATCTTTAAATTTAGGCTTGCCGATACGACTTATATCTGTAATACCATGAACTTTCAGAGCGCCTTTGGTCGAAGGCTTACCATCGCCGTTAAGGATTGTTTGAAGAACTGAGCCAGTTGGGGAGCCTGAAGCATATTCAATGCAAGCAATATCAATTATTCTATGATTGCCTTTTTGCGGGTCTACGCCAGTAGTCTCGGTGTCTAGAAAGACGATACGCTCATTATTCATCTATACCTCTCTTATTCTGAGTATAGCGAATAGCAGCAAAAAACACACTTAACCTACTGTTTTATTTATATTCCTCGTATGATTTATTGAAATCACATTCGGCTACAGCCCTTTGTTTTTATATAGAAATAATAAAAAAAGGCTGTTCAATGTCTTGAACAGCCACAGTTTGACTTAATAGCCCGCGCTTAGCGTGGTTTTTTAATGTTACTTACAGTTGCTGTTTAAGCTTTCGCCGTCAATGGGTTCGGCGTATCGGTCAAAACAGCGAGGCAGAGGCCAGGTTGGTTTGCTCACTACTAAACCTTGCTGTGGATCGCAGCTTTCACCTTCCTCGGCTAAGCACCAAGAGCTAGGCTCTGGAGTGGCAGCTTTGTTTTGCTGGTGGCGGTATTTAGAAACCGCTTGATAGACCACTCGTCGGGCTTTGTTTAAGCTGCTTAGCGGCTCCCAGCCTTCCACTGCTCGCCAAGGGTTCATAGAGATGTTTTCACAAAACTGTTGCTGTTGCTCGCTATACAAATGCTGTGGAGGAATGTTAATGGTGGCAATGGTGATAAACGGTGAGGCCTTTTCTGACCAAATCGCGGTTGCGTCATCTACTGGCATGTAATAGCCGGGAAGCTTTTCTTGCACCATAAATTCAAAACAAGCACCGCCATTTGCCAACTGAGTCTCTAATTGTCTACTTAAGTAATCAGGATTTGATTTATCCACCTTGTTGGCAAAAGTCATTCCTGCGCATGGCTTAGTGGAAAACTTAATGGTGTTATGACCTAAGCGGTAAGGCAGCATTGAAAAGTATTGCGCTTCTAGAGGCGTATCAATAACTGACGAGACCGTTTGAATCGCTCGGTAGAACTGTTTCGGGTGCAACCTTGGCGGGAACAAACTAATGAACCATTTGGTACGCTGAAACTTAGCCAGATAGGTCATGTCGTCGGCATAATCGAATATATTGCGGTTAAAGAAGGCGGGGGTATTGGTCATAATAAAATCTTGGTTATGACTTTCGCCTAACTCTGGGGCTATGGGTTTACCAGGCACATTCATCACTTTTACTGCCATACCTCGAGCATCGCCTTTGCTATCAGCTTGTACCAACATGTCTCCGTTTGAGAAACGGATCCACGCTTGGTACTGGTGATTATCTTGAGCAAACAGACCGGCTTTAAAACGTTCTGGTATATCCGGGTTTACCGAAAAAGTAGCGCGAGCACAGCCGGTTGCTTTGGCGTGTGCATCACGGCGATAGGGTAAACCATTATATTGTTCAGCACGCTTGGAAATTTCACGCGCTGAGTTTATCGCCGACATGATGGCTTCTTGCTCGGGCTTTGTGATGCCCATTTCCTTATACAAGTCGTTGGCATTGGCGGTGTTTATGCTTAAACCAAACAAGCAAGCGACTAAAGGTGATTTAGTAAGTACGTTTTTCATCTTAGTGCACCTTTGCTGGATTACGTTTAGCGGTATCAAAGCTGTCTAAACAAGCTTGCTGTTCAGAACCAAATAGTGGCGCTTGAGTATATTGAGACCAATCAAGCGGGTCGCCGCCAAGTTTTTCGGTGAACTCTGGGTTACCCATTACTTTTAAGTATTCAAGCAGGGCTGCACGTTCTTCTGCACTGAGCAAACGGCCAATTCGACCTGGCATATCTACATCGGTAAATAGGTGACCTTGGTTACCATTGCCCTTAATGCTGGTGTCGTGTTTGAAGCTACCCGGGCGCTGCTCGGTAATAAAACCTAAACGCTCTGGGTTGTACTCACGGTTGCCAACATAAAACTGTTTTGGACGTTCGCGTAGCGGTGAAAGCAGGGCATACAAACTTGGTACAGAACCATTGTGTAAAAATGGTGGCGTTGCCCAAACGCCATGCAGTGGACGGGGTTTATAAGCGCGCATGTTGGCGATTCTAAAAGGCACATTTAAGCCATCGTAATCAGCAATTAGGGCTTTATCGATGCCGTTATCTTGATAAAGCTTAGGCACCAATCGGTTTAGCAATATTTGCAAACCATCTCCTGCGTTTACTGGGTCAGAGCCCGGGATAATTTTGCTACCGTCGTAACGGTGATCCATGTAGTTATCTGCAGCAGTAGGGTCGGTGCCAATTACCGAAGTTTTAACCCACGGCATTGCCCAAATCACCTCGCGCCAATCTTCGCGTACCGCTTGTTGCCCCACAAAGCTGATGTCTCCATCCATGTCCCATTGCCAATTAACATCAATTTGATTGTCGGGGTTTTCACCGGCTTTGCTGGCTACTTTCCATTGAT
This region includes:
- a CDS encoding catalase codes for the protein MKNVLTKSPLVACLFGLSINTANANDLYKEMGITKPEQEAIMSAINSAREISKRAEQYNGLPYRRDAHAKATGCARATFSVNPDIPERFKAGLFAQDNHQYQAWIRFSNGDMLVQADSKGDARGMAVKVMNVPGKPIAPELGESHNQDFIMTNTPAFFNRNIFDYADDMTYLAKFQRTKWFISLFPPRLHPKQFYRAIQTVSSVIDTPLEAQYFSMLPYRLGHNTIKFSTKPCAGMTFANKVDKSNPDYLSRQLETQLANGGACFEFMVQEKLPGYYMPVDDATAIWSEKASPFITIATINIPPQHLYSEQQQQFCENISMNPWRAVEGWEPLSSLNKARRVVYQAVSKYRHQQNKAATPEPSSWCLAEEGESCDPQQGLVVSKPTWPLPRCFDRYAEPIDGESLNSNCK